One genomic segment of bacterium includes these proteins:
- a CDS encoding DUF4149 domain-containing protein — protein MRSLGSSLYLFALAVWVGGGALYTFVLTPAIFGAYPRNTAGDVVGTMMPHYFAVLLAAAALAALLLALLRRTLAVRLPALCLALALAAVCVQAYIQWGLYPRILAVKAQVKTFEAEPDAPARRQFRALHGTSMLLNLLTLADGAVLLALVPLNRR, from the coding sequence ATGCGATCGCTCGGCAGCTCGCTCTACCTGTTCGCCCTCGCCGTGTGGGTGGGCGGCGGCGCCCTCTACACCTTCGTGCTGACGCCGGCGATCTTCGGCGCCTACCCGCGCAACACGGCGGGCGACGTCGTCGGCACCATGATGCCGCACTACTTCGCGGTGCTCCTGGCGGCCGCGGCGCTCGCCGCGCTGCTGCTGGCGCTGCTGCGGCGCACGCTCGCCGTGCGGCTGCCGGCCCTCTGTCTCGCCCTGGCTCTCGCCGCGGTGTGCGTGCAGGCGTACATCCAGTGGGGACTCTACCCGCGCATCCTCGCGGTGAAGGCACAGGTCAAGACGTTCGAGGCCGAGCCGGACGCCCCGGCGCGCCGACAGTTCCGGGCCCTCCACGGGACGAGCATGCTGCTGAACCTGCTGACCCTCGCGGACGGGGCAGTCCTGCTCGCGCTGGTGCCCCTGAACCGCCGCTGA
- a CDS encoding S8 family serine peptidase, with product MGTKSLLTRPVGVALAAAVACLLLGAAPAAAAPRQKLASPEAWSSAERDGEGEVRIVVVQREGAPAERAAERLARRGVGRVTRTFHRIGGDVVTVRPERLAEALVELEADPDVEAAAPDSRDQRAVGQFVPWGVARIHADPASRGTRSGAGVKVAVIDTGIWADAGGAVHPDLAAAYRGGYDFVNDDPYPWDGFGHGTHVAGIIAAQDNGIGVVGVAPGVSLYALKVLDDQGSGYYSDFIAALDWCIVNGVRIANYSAGGPAPWEPMEVACDRARAAGITIVAAAGNDSGGPVIYPAAYPSVIAVGSTDFNDNLSYFSNVGAALDLVAPGQPIRSTYLGGGYVSMMGTSMATPHVTGAAALLASRRITDPEVVRDYLEATAADLGPAGFDTSYGNGRVDAGATLPAMTMLAPAAGAALASGSDTAVSWDPVPGAASYRVLFERAASAAWSEIAASTAGTSTPWRAPVVGPPLTTGRVQVAAYDGAGRLLGVATRSGFTVESLRITAPAPGATVVAGSLLALRWAVYATPWPVAAITVDVSGDDGKTWTRRANLGPSARAAWWRAPVVAANTRMRLRASLLDGAGAVIVSRAVVVVVTPAGP from the coding sequence ATGGGAACGAAAAGCTTGCTGACTCGCCCGGTTGGCGTTGCGCTGGCCGCTGCGGTCGCGTGCCTCCTGCTCGGGGCGGCGCCGGCTGCCGCCGCGCCGCGCCAGAAACTGGCGTCGCCCGAGGCGTGGTCTTCCGCGGAGCGTGACGGTGAAGGCGAGGTTCGCATCGTCGTGGTTCAGCGCGAGGGCGCGCCGGCGGAGCGCGCGGCGGAGCGGCTGGCGCGCAGGGGCGTCGGGCGGGTCACGCGGACGTTCCACCGGATCGGGGGCGACGTCGTCACGGTGCGTCCCGAGCGGCTCGCGGAGGCGCTCGTCGAGCTCGAGGCCGACCCTGACGTCGAGGCGGCGGCTCCCGACAGCCGCGACCAGCGGGCGGTGGGCCAGTTCGTCCCCTGGGGCGTCGCGCGGATCCACGCCGACCCGGCGAGCCGCGGCACCCGCAGCGGCGCGGGCGTCAAGGTCGCCGTCATCGACACCGGCATCTGGGCCGACGCGGGCGGCGCAGTCCATCCGGACCTCGCGGCCGCCTACCGGGGCGGCTACGACTTCGTGAACGACGACCCCTACCCGTGGGACGGCTTCGGCCACGGGACCCACGTCGCGGGGATCATCGCGGCGCAGGACAACGGGATCGGCGTCGTCGGCGTCGCGCCGGGGGTGAGCCTCTACGCCCTCAAGGTGCTCGATGACCAGGGCTCCGGGTACTACTCCGATTTCATCGCCGCGCTGGACTGGTGCATCGTCAACGGCGTCAGGATCGCGAACTACAGCGCCGGCGGTCCGGCCCCGTGGGAACCGATGGAGGTCGCCTGCGACCGGGCGCGCGCCGCGGGGATCACCATCGTGGCGGCCGCCGGCAACGACTCCGGCGGGCCGGTGATCTACCCGGCGGCCTACCCCTCGGTCATCGCCGTCGGCTCCACCGACTTCAACGACAACCTCTCGTACTTCTCGAACGTCGGCGCCGCGCTGGACCTGGTCGCGCCGGGCCAGCCGATCCGCTCGACGTATCTCGGCGGCGGCTATGTCTCGATGATGGGCACTTCGATGGCGACGCCGCACGTGACGGGGGCGGCGGCCCTCCTCGCGAGCCGCCGGATCACGGACCCGGAGGTGGTGCGGGACTACCTGGAGGCGACGGCGGCCGACCTGGGGCCGGCCGGTTTCGACACGTCGTACGGGAACGGCCGCGTCGACGCCGGCGCGACGCTGCCAGCGATGACGATGCTCGCGCCCGCAGCGGGCGCGGCGCTCGCATCCGGGAGCGACACCGCGGTCTCCTGGGACCCCGTGCCGGGTGCGGCGAGCTACCGCGTCCTCTTCGAGCGCGCCGCGTCCGCAGCCTGGAGCGAGATCGCGGCTTCGACGGCCGGGACCTCGACGCCGTGGCGGGCACCCGTCGTGGGGCCGCCGCTGACCACCGGCCGGGTTCAGGTGGCGGCGTACGATGGCGCGGGGCGGCTGCTTGGGGTGGCGACGCGCTCGGGCTTCACCGTGGAATCGCTGCGCATCACCGCGCCGGCCCCCGGCGCGACCGTCGTCGCCGGCTCGCTGCTCGCCCTGCGCTGGGCCGTCTATGCGACGCCGTGGCCGGTGGCGGCCATCACGGTCGACGTGTCCGGGGACGACGGGAAGACGTGGACCCGGCGCGCGAACCTCGGCCCGTCCGCCCGGGCCGCCTGGTGGCGCGCCCCCGTGGTGGCGGCGAACACGCGCATGCGGCTGCGGGCGAGCCTGCTGGACGGCGCCGGCGCCGTCATCGTCAGCCGTGCGGTCGTCGTCGTCGTCACCCCCGCCGGTCCCTGA
- a CDS encoding L,D-transpeptidase: MTESLRTVAREALRRAPWGLLFLLLAGCAKGEPFEARLAELQERKLWRAGAEAFAADEYRAYLSHLRRAKDANIENESKFVWFRDHDGLTAQYQKVLAEGDTILVAIGERRDQQKGDFAQRLEAQRDKLDRLDTLTSLISIGKASREFLAKAELLTDEAEGLAAQARYREAGERLARAATFAKIAKEVVTPAIQRFLDEDQIAHWRRKVEETIRESKLRGGYAIVVSKVDRQLYLYNAGRLVRTYRVGLGSRSVSDKVCAGDRATPEGKYRITKKLAQSRYYKALLINYPNEEDRRQFDLAKRRGQIPRRVGIGGLIEIHGGGKDGQTYGCVALDNHQMDEIYALADINTPVTIVGARDFENSISQAMKGL; the protein is encoded by the coding sequence GTGACGGAATCACTCCGAACGGTTGCACGGGAGGCCCTGCGGCGAGCGCCGTGGGGCCTCCTGTTTTTGTTGCTCGCCGGCTGCGCGAAGGGCGAGCCGTTCGAGGCGCGCCTCGCCGAGCTGCAGGAGCGCAAGCTCTGGCGCGCGGGGGCCGAGGCCTTCGCCGCGGACGAGTACCGGGCATACCTCTCGCACCTGCGCCGGGCCAAGGACGCCAACATCGAGAACGAGTCGAAGTTCGTCTGGTTCCGCGACCACGACGGGCTCACCGCGCAGTACCAGAAGGTTCTCGCGGAGGGCGACACGATCCTCGTCGCGATCGGCGAGCGCCGCGACCAGCAGAAGGGCGACTTCGCGCAGCGCCTCGAGGCCCAGCGCGACAAGCTCGACCGGCTGGACACCCTGACGTCGCTCATCAGCATCGGCAAGGCCTCCCGCGAGTTCCTCGCCAAGGCGGAGCTGCTCACCGACGAGGCCGAGGGCCTGGCCGCGCAGGCGCGCTACCGCGAGGCCGGGGAGCGGCTCGCGCGGGCGGCGACCTTCGCCAAGATCGCCAAGGAGGTCGTGACCCCGGCGATCCAGCGCTTCCTCGACGAGGACCAGATCGCGCACTGGCGCCGCAAGGTCGAGGAGACGATCCGGGAGTCCAAGCTGCGGGGCGGGTACGCGATCGTGGTCAGCAAGGTCGACCGCCAGCTGTACCTCTACAACGCGGGGCGCCTCGTCAGGACGTATCGGGTCGGTCTCGGCTCCCGCAGCGTGAGCGACAAGGTCTGCGCGGGCGATCGCGCGACCCCCGAGGGGAAGTACCGCATCACCAAGAAGCTGGCGCAGAGCCGGTACTACAAGGCGCTCCTGATCAACTACCCGAACGAGGAGGACCGCCGCCAGTTCGACCTGGCCAAGCGCCGCGGGCAGATCCCGCGCCGGGTCGGCATCGGCGGGCTCATCGAGATCCACGGCGGCGGCAAGGATGGCCAGACGTACGGCTGCGTGGCGCTCGACAACCACCAGATGGACGAAATCTACGCGCTCGCGGACATCAACACGCCGGTGACGATCGTCGGGGCCCGGGACTTCGAGAACAGCATCTCGCAGGCGATGAAGGGTCTCTAG
- a CDS encoding L,D-transpeptidase encodes MVADAPPPVPLDVPARPPRPRSALRVALRAALAVVLSVVVLALVALGGLVGAGWFLARNAPGPAAPAVEDAKALAAENRQLEKKIEKVRPKGLFLVVDTGRNRLTVKDGEKVVREIVVSCGSGGVLEDPKGGRTWVFDTPRGERQVKSKAKHPTWIKPDWAFIEEGEAIPKKYDDRVEEGVLGDYALGIGNGYFLHGTLYTRLLGRNVTHGCVRIGDADLEYLYKSVPLGTKVYIF; translated from the coding sequence ATGGTCGCCGACGCACCACCCCCCGTCCCTCTGGACGTCCCCGCGCGGCCGCCCCGGCCCCGCAGCGCGCTCCGCGTCGCCCTGCGCGCGGCGCTGGCGGTCGTGCTCTCGGTGGTGGTGCTCGCCCTCGTCGCCCTCGGCGGGCTCGTCGGGGCCGGCTGGTTCCTCGCGCGCAACGCGCCCGGGCCGGCTGCGCCCGCGGTCGAGGACGCGAAGGCCCTGGCCGCGGAGAACCGCCAGCTCGAGAAGAAGATCGAGAAGGTCCGGCCCAAGGGGCTCTTCCTCGTCGTGGACACCGGCCGCAACCGCCTCACCGTCAAGGACGGGGAGAAGGTGGTGCGCGAGATCGTCGTCTCCTGCGGCAGCGGCGGGGTCCTCGAAGACCCGAAGGGCGGGCGCACCTGGGTGTTCGACACGCCGCGGGGCGAGCGCCAGGTCAAGTCCAAGGCGAAGCACCCGACCTGGATCAAGCCGGACTGGGCGTTCATCGAGGAGGGCGAGGCGATCCCCAAGAAGTACGACGACCGGGTGGAGGAGGGGGTCCTCGGCGACTACGCCCTCGGCATCGGCAACGGCTATTTCCTGCACGGGACGCTCTACACGCGCCTGCTCGGCCGCAACGTCACGCACGGCTGCGTGCGCATCGGCGACGCCGACCTCGAGTACCTCTACAAGAGCGTGCCGCTCGGCACGAAGGTCTACATCTTCTAG
- a CDS encoding sigma 54-interacting transcriptional regulator produces the protein MSRAAFANPFGVERAELDRQLSAPVGSPAATDPTDHLIARVRTAVARLEAEGLADSRRYGAQEQRVLQSVFLFDLFHLLSGEFDALIRAQLKEAETPCPVPFGRDAIARLVGRGFPAVDAPRYFAMLFQLRRAYFFIDRGLVGQSPCMRQLRRQLWDNVFTNDILLYERHLWNRMEDYSTLLLGETGSGKGTAAAAIGRSGFVPYDPGRGRFVASFASIFIPVNLALYPEALIESELFGHRKGAFTGAIENQEGLLATCSAHGSVFLDEVGDASIPVQVKLLQVLQDRTFSPVGSHERCRFRGRVIAATNRPLGELRRRGLLREDFYYRLCSDCIVVPSLRQRLAEDRGELALVLAKILERLLGSAPGPLLARLLDRIDREIGAAYPWPGNVRELEQCVRRMLLTGHYRPDAHEPPAEEGARLAQAFATGSLTAQELLSAYCASLYRTHHTYEAVALRTGLDRRTVKKYLQAPSKTVERRA, from the coding sequence GTGTCGCGCGCAGCGTTCGCCAACCCGTTCGGCGTCGAGCGCGCGGAGTTGGACCGCCAGCTCTCCGCGCCGGTCGGCAGCCCTGCGGCGACGGACCCCACGGACCACCTGATCGCGAGGGTGCGCACGGCAGTCGCACGGCTGGAGGCGGAGGGACTAGCCGACTCCCGCCGCTACGGCGCGCAGGAGCAACGCGTCCTCCAAAGCGTCTTTCTCTTCGATCTCTTTCATCTGCTGAGCGGCGAGTTCGACGCGCTGATCCGAGCTCAGCTCAAGGAGGCCGAGACGCCCTGCCCCGTGCCCTTCGGCCGCGACGCGATCGCCCGGCTTGTCGGGCGGGGCTTCCCCGCCGTCGACGCCCCGCGGTACTTCGCGATGCTCTTCCAGCTGCGCCGTGCCTACTTCTTCATCGATCGGGGACTCGTCGGGCAGAGCCCGTGCATGCGACAGCTGCGCCGCCAGCTCTGGGACAACGTCTTCACCAACGACATCCTTCTCTACGAACGTCACCTCTGGAACCGCATGGAGGACTACTCGACGCTCCTGCTGGGCGAGACCGGCTCCGGCAAGGGCACTGCGGCCGCGGCCATCGGACGCTCGGGCTTCGTGCCGTACGACCCGGGACGGGGCCGCTTCGTCGCGAGCTTCGCGAGCATCTTCATCCCCGTCAACCTCGCGCTCTACCCCGAGGCCCTCATCGAGTCCGAGCTCTTCGGCCATCGCAAGGGCGCGTTCACCGGGGCGATCGAGAACCAGGAGGGGCTGCTGGCAACCTGCAGCGCACACGGCTCGGTCTTCCTCGACGAGGTCGGGGACGCGTCGATCCCGGTCCAGGTCAAACTGCTCCAGGTCCTCCAGGACCGCACCTTCTCCCCGGTCGGCAGCCACGAGCGCTGCCGGTTCCGGGGCCGCGTGATCGCTGCCACGAACCGGCCGTTGGGCGAGCTGCGCCGGCGGGGACTGCTCCGCGAGGACTTCTACTATCGGCTTTGCTCGGACTGCATCGTCGTTCCCAGCCTGCGGCAGCGCCTGGCCGAGGACCGCGGGGAGCTGGCGCTGGTCCTGGCGAAGATCCTGGAGCGTCTTCTCGGCAGCGCTCCGGGGCCGCTGCTCGCCCGGCTCCTCGACCGCATCGATCGGGAGATTGGTGCCGCCTACCCCTGGCCCGGCAACGTCCGCGAGCTGGAACAGTGCGTCCGCCGCATGCTCCTCACAGGCCACTATCGCCCCGATGCGCACGAGCCGCCCGCCGAGGAGGGCGCGCGCCTCGCGCAGGCCTTCGCGACAGGCTCGCTCACCGCACAGGAGCTTCTTTCCGCCTACTGCGCCAGCCTCTATCGCACACACCACACCTACGAGGCGGTGGCGCTGCGGACGGGACTGGACCGGCGGACCGTCAAGAAGTACCTGCAGGCGCCTTCGAAGACCGTTGAGAGGCGGGCCTAA
- a CDS encoding ATP-binding protein yields the protein MARAPFRFTLRFKLVAMMILLSLGLVAALVLLYYQSEKVLYNEFERRTAELSRAIQFGLEEVSGSGPPDEKRLQAYLKRLNPKGVREISIISTTDRIVASTDPKNVGKYITQSKKEMIFQAELGQPMKTEGQFYNVTLPVESQGKQLGYVNLRIGAEDFDLFLQTSMVRRIAVALAVFAVGTVVAVWLAARYTAPLERVVRAAGAVAAGDLTVELPGDRRDEIGTLSQSFNAMVGRLREERDLRERLRKAEHLAGIGQFSQSIAHEIRNPLNFISLSIDHLREAHAPADAAAAAEFVALCDNMKKEIQRVSRFAQSFLEFGRPLELNRRRVAIGPLVEGVLALVAAKAEHEHVAIARELAALPELDLDPDFFRTCLYNLVLNAFQAMPGGGTLTIGAREERGHLALVVADTGTGIPKEKLAKVFDPFFTTKTEGLGLGLALIKRVIEEHGGRVGITSEEGRGSAVTLYLPLPAAARGGAAA from the coding sequence ATGGCCCGCGCCCCGTTCCGCTTCACGCTGCGCTTCAAGCTCGTCGCGATGATGATCCTGCTCTCGCTCGGGCTCGTCGCGGCGCTCGTGCTGCTCTACTACCAGTCGGAGAAGGTCCTCTACAACGAGTTCGAGCGGCGCACCGCCGAGCTCTCGCGGGCGATCCAGTTCGGCCTGGAGGAGGTCAGCGGCTCCGGCCCGCCCGACGAGAAGCGCCTCCAGGCGTACCTCAAGCGGCTCAACCCCAAGGGGGTGCGCGAGATCTCGATCATCAGCACCACCGACCGCATTGTCGCCAGCACGGACCCGAAGAACGTCGGCAAGTACATCACGCAGAGCAAGAAGGAGATGATCTTCCAGGCGGAACTCGGCCAGCCGATGAAGACGGAGGGGCAGTTCTACAACGTCACGCTCCCCGTGGAGTCCCAGGGCAAGCAGCTCGGCTACGTGAACCTGCGCATCGGCGCCGAGGACTTCGATCTCTTCCTGCAGACGAGCATGGTGCGCCGGATCGCCGTGGCCCTCGCGGTCTTCGCGGTCGGGACGGTGGTCGCGGTCTGGCTCGCGGCGCGCTACACCGCGCCGCTCGAGCGGGTGGTGCGCGCCGCCGGCGCCGTCGCGGCGGGGGACCTCACCGTGGAGCTGCCCGGGGACCGCCGCGACGAGATCGGCACGCTCTCGCAGAGCTTCAACGCCATGGTCGGGCGCCTGCGCGAGGAGCGCGACCTGCGCGAGCGGCTGCGCAAGGCCGAGCACCTCGCCGGCATCGGCCAGTTCTCGCAGAGCATCGCCCACGAGATCCGCAACCCGTTGAACTTCATCAGCCTCTCCATCGACCACCTGCGCGAGGCGCACGCGCCGGCCGACGCGGCCGCGGCGGCGGAGTTCGTCGCGCTCTGCGACAACATGAAGAAGGAGATCCAGCGGGTCAGCCGCTTCGCGCAGAGCTTCCTGGAGTTCGGCCGGCCGCTCGAGCTCAACCGCCGGCGCGTGGCGATCGGCCCGCTCGTCGAGGGGGTGCTCGCCCTCGTCGCGGCGAAGGCGGAGCACGAGCACGTCGCGATCGCGCGCGAGCTGGCGGCGCTGCCCGAGCTGGACCTCGACCCGGATTTCTTCCGCACCTGCCTCTACAACCTCGTGCTCAACGCCTTCCAGGCGATGCCCGGCGGCGGCACGCTGACGATCGGCGCGCGCGAGGAGCGCGGGCATCTGGCACTGGTCGTCGCCGACACCGGCACGGGCATCCCGAAGGAGAAGCTGGCGAAGGTCTTCGACCCGTTCTTCACGACGAAGACCGAGGGGCTCGGCCTCGGACTGGCGCTGATCAAGCGCGTGATCGAGGAGCACGGCGGGCGCGTGGGCATCACGAGCGAGGAGGGGCGGGGCAGCGCGGTGACGCTCTACCTGCCGCTGCCCGCGGCGGCACGGGGAGGCGCGGCGGCATGA
- a CDS encoding sigma-54 dependent transcriptional regulator yields MTTVLVVDDEPLQAGILKTILEKGGYETHTASSGKEALALVGELRPDVILTDLRMDGMDGIELIAAVPREPFEPTMIIMTAHGTIASAVDAVKKGAFDYLAKPLDRDTLLLTVRRAAERAALLKENFRLQDELFGRVRMEGIVGRSPKMAHALEVLRKIAPSPATVLVRGESGTGKELVARAIHFNSPRRKRPFTPLNCSAIPEQLFESELFGHERGSFTGAEARKEGLFELTDGGTLFLDEIGDLPLPMQAKFLRALQDKEIRRVGGKESIKVDVRVVAATNKDLAKEMAEGRFREDLYYRLAVVTVELPPLRERREDLAELIEYFVQRYNREYGRRVKGVSPAVLKAFTDYGWPGNIRQLASVMERAVLLNEGGTIGEDDIRGELRQAHAPAGAGAIEIPEEGLDFESVEKDLLRKAMERSGGVATKAAKLLGMSYKTFLYRLEKFGLQ; encoded by the coding sequence ATGACGACGGTGCTGGTGGTGGACGACGAACCCCTGCAGGCGGGGATCCTCAAGACGATCCTGGAGAAGGGCGGCTACGAGACGCACACCGCTTCCTCGGGGAAGGAGGCGCTCGCCCTCGTCGGCGAGCTGCGGCCCGACGTGATCCTCACCGACCTGCGCATGGACGGGATGGACGGCATCGAGCTGATCGCCGCGGTGCCGCGCGAGCCCTTCGAGCCGACGATGATCATCATGACCGCGCACGGCACGATCGCCTCGGCGGTCGACGCCGTGAAGAAGGGCGCGTTCGACTACCTCGCCAAGCCGCTGGACCGGGACACGCTGCTGCTGACGGTGCGCCGCGCCGCCGAGCGCGCCGCGCTGCTCAAGGAGAACTTCCGTCTGCAGGACGAGCTGTTCGGCCGCGTGCGCATGGAGGGGATCGTCGGCCGCTCCCCGAAGATGGCGCACGCGCTCGAGGTGCTGCGCAAGATCGCGCCCTCGCCGGCGACCGTGCTCGTGCGCGGGGAGAGCGGCACCGGCAAGGAGCTGGTGGCGCGCGCGATCCACTTCAACAGCCCGCGGCGCAAGAGGCCCTTCACGCCGCTGAACTGCTCGGCGATCCCGGAGCAGCTCTTCGAGAGCGAGCTCTTCGGCCACGAGCGCGGCTCCTTCACCGGCGCCGAGGCGCGCAAGGAGGGGCTCTTCGAGCTGACCGACGGCGGGACGCTCTTCCTTGACGAGATCGGGGACCTGCCGCTGCCGATGCAGGCCAAGTTCCTGCGCGCGCTCCAGGACAAGGAGATCCGGCGCGTCGGCGGCAAGGAGAGCATCAAGGTCGACGTGCGGGTCGTCGCGGCCACCAACAAGGACCTGGCGAAGGAGATGGCCGAGGGGCGCTTCCGCGAGGACCTCTACTACCGCCTCGCCGTCGTCACCGTCGAGCTCCCGCCCCTGCGCGAGCGGCGCGAGGACCTCGCGGAGCTGATCGAGTACTTCGTGCAGCGCTACAACCGCGAGTACGGCAGGCGCGTGAAGGGCGTCTCCCCGGCCGTGCTCAAGGCGTTCACCGACTACGGCTGGCCGGGGAACATCCGCCAGCTCGCATCGGTCATGGAGCGCGCGGTCCTGCTCAACGAGGGCGGCACCATCGGCGAGGACGACATCCGCGGCGAGCTGCGGCAGGCGCACGCGCCGGCGGGCGCGGGGGCGATCGAGATCCCGGAGGAGGGCCTCGACTTCGAGTCCGTCGAGAAGGATCTGCTGCGCAAGGCCATGGAGCGGTCCGGCGGCGTCGCGACGAAGGCCGCGAAGCTGCTCGGGATGAGCTACAAGACGTTTCTGTACCGCCTGGAAAAGTTCGGCCTCCAGTGA